A window of the Virgibacillus pantothenticus genome harbors these coding sequences:
- a CDS encoding CBO0543 family protein: MTVREGLEQTERASLKLIEVNQMITDALLHAFLFTWQWWLGVILFIVPWALWILFRKKSSTGRLLGCAFLTIALSLLIDLISLSYGLWSYPMKFSPISPILFLPYHLALAPVAIMFVLQIKPRANPLLKGSIFAAIAAFGGMNVFNALDFYNPKDWSTFYDFFIFLFLFFSSYWLFHMHGYEKIVAEEKVD; the protein is encoded by the coding sequence ATGACGGTAAGAGAAGGTTTAGAGCAAACAGAAAGAGCCTCACTAAAATTAATAGAAGTCAATCAAATGATTACAGATGCCCTGTTGCATGCTTTTTTATTCACATGGCAGTGGTGGTTAGGAGTTATTTTATTTATCGTTCCTTGGGCACTATGGATTCTATTTAGAAAAAAAAGCAGCACTGGGCGTTTATTAGGATGTGCCTTCCTAACCATTGCACTATCCTTACTTATCGATCTTATATCCTTGTCTTATGGTTTATGGTCCTATCCGATGAAATTTTCACCCATATCTCCAATCCTTTTTCTTCCTTATCACTTGGCACTAGCCCCTGTCGCTATTATGTTTGTCCTCCAAATCAAGCCTAGGGCAAATCCGCTTTTAAAAGGAAGCATCTTTGCAGCGATTGCTGCGTTCGGTGGGATGAATGTTTTTAATGCCCTTGATTTTTATAATCCAAAAGATTGGTCAACATTTTATGACTTTTTTATCTTCTTGTTCTTGTTTTTTAGTTCCTATTGGTTATTTCATATGCATGGATATGAAAAAATTGTTGCAGAGGAAAAGGTTGATTAA
- a CDS encoding malate synthase G — protein sequence MTSYVTKGNLQIAKQLYDFVNNEALPGTGLDQEKFWQDLDQLVADLVPKNKALLLEREELQQKIDEWYRSHELHDTLAYTSFLQEISYLEPEVDDFTISTKNVDDTITMQAGPQLVVPIDNARYALNAANARWGSLYDALYGSDVIREEDGAEKGTTYNPIRGLQVIAFGKKFLNQHFSLQTGAHEDAVRYYVDNDRLGIELKHGETTELKEAVQFAGYQGNPEAPSAILLVHNGLHVEIQVDRSHPIGKTDAAGIKDIVLEAATTTIMDCEDSVAAVDAEDKTLVYRNWLGLNKGNLSTSFKKDGKEIKRTLHDDRAYKNPHGETFKLPGRVLMFIRNVGHLMTTNVILNLHGEEIPEGIMDGVFTSLMAKHDLLGNGRYQNSQKGSIYIVKPKMHGSKEVAFANELFNRIEDMLDLKRYTLKIGVMDEERRTSLNLKNCIYQVKERIVFINTGFLDRTGDEIHTSMEAGPMIRKGEMKASTWLDAYEKNNVQVGLAAGLQGKAQIGKGMWAMPDLMADMLKQKISHLQAGGNTAWVPSPTAATLHALHYHEVDVEEVQQQLTKDKQSYKAAMLQVPLAKETNWSNEDIQNELDNSCQTLLGYVVRWVDQGIGCSKVPDINHIGLMEDRATLRISSQMLANWLYHGICSEEQMMDALKRMAQMVDKQNEGDANYQPMSVDFQASIAFQAACDLVFKGKEQPNGYTEPILHRRRLEVKREGQKVR from the coding sequence TTGACAAGTTATGTAACCAAAGGAAACTTACAGATTGCAAAGCAGCTTTATGATTTTGTAAACAACGAAGCTTTACCAGGTACAGGGTTGGATCAGGAAAAATTTTGGCAAGATTTAGATCAGCTTGTTGCTGATTTAGTGCCTAAAAACAAAGCTCTACTGTTGGAACGGGAAGAATTGCAACAAAAAATAGATGAATGGTATAGATCACATGAGTTGCATGACACTTTAGCATATACATCATTTTTACAGGAGATTAGCTATTTAGAGCCAGAAGTCGATGATTTTACTATTTCTACAAAAAATGTAGACGATACAATAACAATGCAAGCAGGACCGCAACTTGTTGTTCCTATTGATAATGCTCGTTACGCACTGAATGCTGCGAATGCCAGATGGGGCTCTCTGTATGACGCGCTTTACGGTTCGGATGTGATACGTGAAGAGGACGGTGCAGAAAAAGGTACAACTTATAATCCGATACGCGGTCTGCAAGTAATTGCTTTTGGGAAAAAATTTCTTAATCAGCATTTTTCATTGCAAACGGGAGCCCATGAAGATGCGGTTCGTTATTATGTGGACAATGATAGATTAGGTATTGAATTAAAGCACGGAGAAACGACAGAACTAAAGGAAGCGGTTCAATTTGCAGGCTACCAAGGGAATCCTGAAGCTCCAAGTGCTATCTTACTTGTGCATAACGGCTTACATGTAGAAATTCAAGTCGACCGCTCTCATCCGATTGGTAAAACAGATGCTGCAGGAATAAAAGATATTGTACTCGAAGCGGCGACAACAACCATTATGGATTGTGAAGATTCGGTTGCTGCGGTAGATGCAGAAGATAAAACCCTTGTTTATCGGAATTGGCTAGGATTAAATAAAGGGAATTTATCTACTTCTTTTAAAAAGGATGGGAAAGAAATAAAGCGAACCTTACATGACGATCGTGCGTATAAGAACCCGCATGGAGAAACGTTTAAACTCCCGGGCCGTGTGCTTATGTTCATACGGAATGTCGGACATTTAATGACGACAAATGTTATCCTTAATCTCCATGGGGAAGAAATTCCAGAGGGGATCATGGATGGTGTGTTCACTTCGCTAATGGCTAAACACGATTTATTAGGAAATGGGCGCTATCAAAATTCTCAAAAAGGTTCTATTTATATCGTGAAGCCAAAAATGCACGGTTCAAAAGAGGTTGCCTTTGCAAATGAGTTGTTTAATCGAATTGAAGATATGCTTGATTTAAAACGATATACACTTAAAATTGGGGTTATGGATGAAGAACGGCGAACTTCACTAAATTTGAAAAACTGTATTTATCAAGTTAAAGAACGAATTGTATTTATAAACACAGGATTCCTAGACCGAACAGGTGATGAAATTCATACGTCTATGGAAGCAGGGCCAATGATTCGTAAAGGTGAGATGAAAGCATCCACTTGGCTAGATGCATACGAAAAAAATAACGTTCAAGTAGGTCTGGCAGCAGGATTACAAGGAAAAGCACAAATAGGTAAAGGGATGTGGGCAATGCCCGATTTAATGGCGGATATGCTGAAGCAAAAAATCAGTCATCTACAAGCAGGAGGAAATACAGCTTGGGTACCATCTCCAACTGCAGCTACATTACATGCTTTACACTATCATGAAGTGGACGTAGAAGAAGTGCAGCAACAACTCACAAAAGATAAACAAAGCTATAAAGCAGCTATGCTACAAGTACCACTTGCAAAGGAAACAAATTGGTCAAACGAAGATATTCAAAATGAATTAGATAATAGCTGTCAAACATTGCTCGGCTATGTCGTGCGTTGGGTGGATCAAGGTATAGGTTGTTCCAAAGTTCCAGACATAAATCATATTGGCTTAATGGAAGATAGGGCAACCTTACGAATTTCCAGCCAAATGTTAGCCAATTGGCTCTATCATGGCATCTGCAGTGAAGAACAAATGATGGATGCATTAAAACGAATGGCGCAAATGGTCGATAAGCAAAACGAAGGAGATGCAAATTATCAACCAATGTCTGTAGACTTTCAGGCTTCCATTGCTTTCCAAGCTGCTTGCGACCTAGTGTTCAAAGGAAAAGAGCAGCCTAATGGCTATACAGAACCCATTCTTCATCGACGTCGACTTGAAGTGAAGAGGGAAGGTCAAAAAGTTAGGTGA
- a CDS encoding LysR family transcriptional regulator: MDVRQVEYFVAVANKRNFTKAASMLHISQPSLSKAIKNLETQLGVTLFYRGGKQIELTDAGEAFLSNAKPFMEAYDNLTTELYDVVQLKKGQIKIGIPPIIGATFFSKLISKYKAAHPSFHIELNEVGSNLIQYGVKEGELDVGLICNLPVEKHHFSTINLLKDPLMVVVQTEHPLGAKKFVELSDLKNEKFVLYQEDFSLHDRIVEACRNYGFEPNTVCKSSQRDFMIEMVEAKLGIALLPSKICQQLLHHDVTTIPFKHPIIHLELALIWKRNKYLPYAVREFISIAKEFTS; the protein is encoded by the coding sequence TTGGACGTTCGTCAGGTTGAATATTTTGTTGCTGTCGCCAATAAGCGAAACTTTACAAAAGCAGCTTCTATGCTTCACATATCACAGCCCTCTTTAAGTAAAGCGATTAAAAACTTGGAAACACAGCTCGGAGTAACTTTGTTTTACCGTGGGGGAAAACAAATTGAGTTGACTGATGCCGGGGAAGCATTTCTAAGTAATGCCAAACCATTTATGGAGGCATATGATAATTTAACTACGGAACTTTATGATGTGGTGCAATTAAAAAAAGGGCAAATAAAAATTGGCATTCCCCCGATTATTGGTGCCACCTTCTTTTCTAAATTAATTAGCAAGTACAAGGCTGCACACCCTTCTTTTCATATTGAATTAAACGAAGTGGGGAGTAATTTAATTCAATATGGGGTGAAAGAAGGAGAACTCGATGTAGGACTTATCTGTAATCTTCCCGTTGAAAAACATCATTTTTCAACGATTAACCTTTTAAAAGATCCTTTAATGGTTGTTGTTCAAACCGAACATCCACTAGGAGCTAAAAAATTCGTTGAACTATCTGATCTAAAGAATGAAAAATTCGTTTTATATCAGGAAGATTTTTCCTTGCATGATCGGATTGTCGAAGCTTGCAGGAATTACGGATTTGAACCAAACACGGTATGTAAAAGTTCACAACGAGACTTTATGATTGAAATGGTCGAAGCGAAATTAGGCATTGCTTTATTACCAAGTAAAATTTGTCAACAGCTCCTCCATCATGACGTTACTACCATTCCATTCAAGCACCCTATCATTCACCTTGAATTGGCTCTCATATGGAAGAGAAATAAATATTTGCCATACGCCGTGCGGGAATTTATATCTATCGCGAAAGAATTTACCAGTTAA
- a CDS encoding YuzF family protein: MNAQTPAFMSAFDPYVYQTLQSITGSMLIVQTTQGTVTGSLKTVMPDHIVIESGGSSFYIRTQQIVWVIPKS; this comes from the coding sequence ATGAATGCACAAACGCCGGCATTTATGAGTGCTTTTGATCCCTACGTTTACCAAACATTACAATCGATAACCGGATCGATGCTTATTGTACAAACCACCCAAGGGACCGTTACAGGCAGTCTTAAAACCGTTATGCCAGACCATATTGTGATTGAATCAGGTGGTTCTTCTTTCTACATTCGTACGCAACAAATTGTTTGGGTCATTCCTAAAAGCTAA
- a CDS encoding manganese catalase family protein has translation MFKRENRMLIELPIPEHGDPNAAAAVQELLGGKFGEMSTLNNYLFQSFNFRQKDKLKPFYDLVASITAEEFGHVELVSNTINLLSKRNTFYTGDPDVTPLRTGKDSRNTYQFIATAQTALAGDSMGRAWTGDNVFSSGNLVLDLLHNFFLEIGARTHKMRVYEMTEHETAREMIGYLLVRGGTHILAYAKALEIATGAEVKKLIPIPDLSNTKFDHARKFEEQGLANVLYTWNDVGDYVDIRQIWKGENPENGKQLIVKEGAPKGAPIPNLDDLPEEFAPGIDRDDYQKIAKRLLENM, from the coding sequence ATGTTTAAGCGTGAAAACCGCATGTTAATTGAATTGCCTATACCTGAACACGGGGATCCCAATGCAGCAGCGGCAGTTCAAGAGTTATTAGGTGGGAAATTTGGTGAAATGTCAACATTAAATAACTATCTGTTTCAATCCTTTAATTTCCGACAAAAGGATAAACTCAAACCATTTTACGACCTGGTTGCTAGTATAACGGCTGAGGAATTCGGACACGTTGAACTTGTTTCAAACACCATTAATCTACTCTCAAAACGAAACACCTTTTATACAGGAGACCCAGATGTGACTCCATTACGAACAGGAAAAGATAGTCGAAATACTTATCAGTTCATTGCTACTGCACAAACAGCACTTGCAGGTGATTCCATGGGTCGCGCCTGGACAGGAGATAATGTCTTCAGCAGTGGCAACCTCGTGCTTGATCTATTGCACAATTTCTTTCTTGAAATTGGCGCTCGTACACATAAAATGCGTGTATATGAAATGACGGAGCATGAAACAGCAAGAGAAATGATTGGATATTTATTAGTTCGCGGTGGTACTCATATCTTAGCTTATGCCAAAGCTCTAGAAATCGCTACAGGTGCTGAAGTGAAGAAACTAATTCCAATCCCTGATCTCTCCAACACCAAATTCGATCATGCCCGAAAATTTGAGGAGCAAGGCTTAGCAAATGTATTATACACATGGAATGACGTCGGAGATTATGTAGACATTCGGCAAATTTGGAAAGGGGAAAATCCAGAAAATGGGAAACAACTGATCGTGAAGGAAGGAGCACCAAAGGGAGCACCAATTCCAAATCTTGATGATCTTCCAGAAGAATTTGCACCGGGAATTGATCGGGATGACTATCAAAAAATCGCTAAACGATTGCTGGAAAATATGTAG
- a CDS encoding methionine biosynthesis PLP-dependent protein, which translates to MIKRTLETRLVQLGNHSDPNTGAINPPIYLSTAFKHDGIGRSTGYDYSRTKNPTRTLLEAGIANLESGEQGYACSSGMAAIQLVLSLFQSGDELIVSEDIYGGTYRLLQHYANAYQFHIIYDSFTNLKDMEKRISDKTKALFIETPTNPLMQEIDIKSLASLTTKHNLLLIVDNTFLTPCLQRPIELGANIVIHSATKYIGGHNDVLAGLVIATGVEVCEKLAALHNASGAVLSPFDCWLLIRGLKTLSLRIAKHQENAQKIARFLEGQPAVKEVIYPGKGGMLSFRLHDSSWVDPFLQQLQLITFAESLGGVESFITYPATQTHADIPIKERKKRGIDNCLLRFSVGIEQAEDLKHDLNQALKQFETGT; encoded by the coding sequence ATGATAAAAAGAACACTTGAAACAAGGCTAGTGCAATTAGGAAATCACAGCGATCCTAACACTGGTGCTATCAATCCTCCCATCTATTTATCAACTGCATTTAAACATGACGGGATTGGACGTTCAACCGGATATGATTATAGCCGTACCAAAAACCCTACCCGAACACTGTTAGAAGCAGGTATTGCGAATTTGGAGTCTGGTGAACAAGGTTACGCTTGCAGTTCAGGTATGGCAGCTATCCAATTGGTGCTGTCCCTTTTCCAGTCTGGTGATGAATTGATCGTTTCTGAAGATATATACGGAGGAACGTATCGTTTGCTGCAGCACTATGCAAATGCCTATCAGTTCCATATAATCTATGATTCTTTTACTAATTTGAAAGATATGGAAAAACGGATATCTGATAAAACAAAGGCTTTATTTATTGAAACGCCTACGAATCCACTCATGCAAGAAATTGACATCAAATCGTTAGCCAGTTTAACCACAAAACATAACCTATTACTTATCGTTGATAATACATTTCTCACCCCTTGTTTGCAGCGACCTATAGAACTTGGCGCAAACATTGTTATTCATAGTGCAACCAAATATATTGGTGGACATAATGACGTATTGGCGGGACTTGTGATTGCAACAGGTGTGGAAGTATGTGAAAAACTTGCTGCTTTACACAATGCATCCGGAGCAGTGCTTTCTCCTTTTGATTGTTGGTTGTTAATTAGAGGGCTAAAAACACTTTCACTCCGAATAGCAAAGCATCAGGAAAACGCACAAAAAATAGCAAGATTTTTAGAGGGACAACCTGCAGTTAAAGAGGTGATCTATCCAGGCAAAGGTGGGATGCTGTCTTTTCGTTTGCATGATTCTAGCTGGGTTGATCCTTTTTTGCAACAATTACAATTAATTACCTTTGCAGAAAGCTTAGGAGGTGTGGAAAGCTTTATCACGTATCCAGCTACACAAACCCATGCCGACATTCCTATTAAAGAACGGAAAAAGCGTGGAATTGATAACTGTTTATTACGTTTTTCTGTAGGGATTGAGCAAGCAGAAGATTTAAAGCATGATTTAAATCAAGCGCTGAAACAATTCGAAACAGGAACTTAA
- a CDS encoding homocysteine S-methyltransferase family protein: MKRNLQQRLEEGPVIVGEGYLFELERRGYLQAGSFVPEVALDNPQALKQAYRDFMNAGSDVVLAFTYNGNREKMRIIGKEELLEPLNRSAIRLAKEVAKEHPVEEALVAGNISNTNIFDPDDPSSKDQVRSIFAEMVQWCKEEGVDFVNGETFYYYEEALIALEEITKQELPAVITFGLMGENILRDGYTVEEACQLLSEKGALVVGMNCFRGPETMQPYLAKIRKSVNGYVGALPIPYRTTEEHPTFFNLPDGACSCHLPTETTFPTALDPLYHNRYELAAWAKEAKDIGIHYIGLCCGASPAMLRAVAEAVGVETINSKYSPNMEKHFLFGSDKTLKKHNVDYRLKA, from the coding sequence ATGAAACGTAATTTACAACAGAGGTTAGAGGAAGGTCCCGTTATTGTTGGAGAAGGCTATTTATTTGAACTGGAACGAAGGGGATATTTACAGGCAGGCTCTTTTGTACCGGAAGTAGCTTTAGATAATCCGCAAGCCCTTAAGCAAGCATACCGTGATTTTATGAATGCCGGATCTGATGTTGTTCTGGCTTTTACGTATAATGGGAATCGAGAAAAAATGCGCATCATTGGCAAAGAGGAATTATTAGAGCCATTAAATCGAAGCGCGATTCGTCTTGCAAAGGAAGTCGCCAAGGAACATCCAGTAGAAGAAGCTCTCGTTGCTGGAAATATTTCCAACACTAATATTTTTGACCCCGATGATCCGTCATCTAAAGATCAAGTAAGAAGTATTTTTGCAGAAATGGTGCAATGGTGTAAAGAAGAAGGAGTCGATTTTGTTAACGGGGAAACCTTTTATTACTATGAAGAAGCATTGATCGCCTTAGAGGAAATTACGAAACAAGAGCTTCCAGCTGTAATAACATTTGGTCTTATGGGAGAAAACATTTTACGGGATGGATATACCGTGGAAGAGGCTTGTCAATTGCTTTCCGAAAAAGGAGCACTTGTGGTTGGCATGAACTGCTTCCGAGGTCCAGAAACGATGCAGCCATATCTTGCTAAAATAAGAAAGTCTGTCAATGGATATGTCGGCGCTTTACCAATTCCATATCGCACAACAGAGGAGCATCCAACATTTTTCAACTTACCTGATGGGGCTTGCAGCTGTCATTTACCAACAGAAACAACTTTTCCAACTGCGCTAGACCCACTTTATCACAATCGCTATGAATTGGCAGCATGGGCTAAGGAAGCAAAAGATATTGGCATCCATTACATTGGACTTTGCTGTGGCGCTTCTCCTGCAATGCTACGAGCAGTAGCTGAAGCTGTCGGTGTCGAAACGATTAATTCCAAATATTCCCCAAATATGGAGAAACATTTCTTGTTTGGATCAGATAAAACATTAAAAAAACATAATGTGGATTATCGTTTGAAAGCTTAA
- a CDS encoding cyclase family protein, whose amino-acid sequence MTNQLWHTIAAIKNKQWIDLTHAFGPESPHFSAFEPAKFETLFDHDDGFFAQRLTFPGQYGTHLDAPVHFVRDTRCLDELELKEFVLPLVVIDKSKAAGENHDFALTVEDVLAFETIYGKINPGSFVALRTDWSKRWPDQEAFDNKDADGQSHTPGWSLEALQFLYEERDIKAVGHETFDTDTAIDYAKNGSIIAEYYVLSQDSYQIELLANLDKVPATGAVICNIVPKAKNASGFPVRSFAILP is encoded by the coding sequence GTGACAAATCAATTATGGCATACCATTGCAGCGATTAAAAACAAGCAATGGATTGATTTAACCCATGCTTTTGGACCGGAATCACCACATTTCTCAGCATTTGAACCCGCCAAATTTGAAACATTATTTGATCATGATGACGGCTTTTTCGCGCAACGACTCACATTTCCCGGGCAATATGGAACACATTTGGATGCACCTGTTCATTTTGTCCGTGATACAAGGTGCTTAGATGAATTAGAGCTAAAAGAATTTGTCTTACCACTTGTCGTCATTGATAAATCAAAAGCCGCTGGTGAAAATCATGACTTCGCATTAACGGTTGAAGATGTGTTAGCATTTGAAACCATCTATGGAAAAATAAATCCTGGCAGTTTTGTGGCTTTACGTACAGATTGGAGTAAACGGTGGCCTGATCAGGAGGCATTTGATAATAAAGATGCTGACGGGCAAAGTCATACACCAGGCTGGTCACTAGAAGCTTTACAGTTTTTGTACGAGGAACGCGATATAAAAGCCGTTGGTCATGAAACGTTTGATACAGACACCGCTATTGATTATGCCAAAAATGGCTCAATCATAGCAGAGTATTACGTACTTAGCCAAGATAGCTACCAAATAGAATTACTTGCCAATTTAGATAAGGTGCCAGCAACAGGTGCAGTCATTTGTAATATCGTCCCAAAAGCAAAAAACGCTTCTGGATTTCCGGTTCGTTCGTTTGCTATTTTACCTTAA
- a CDS encoding MazG nucleotide pyrophosphohydrolase domain-containing protein — translation MDVTEFQQWVKQYYKNRGWADLDIFVRIGFLAEETGEVARAIRALEIGRDRPDEAESTFEENKQALTEELGDVLGNVIVIANKYGISLEEVFQLHKSKLAKRYSE, via the coding sequence ATGGATGTAACTGAATTTCAGCAGTGGGTAAAGCAATATTATAAGAACAGAGGATGGGCGGATTTAGATATTTTCGTTCGCATCGGCTTTTTAGCTGAAGAAACAGGTGAAGTAGCTAGAGCGATAAGAGCTCTTGAAATAGGGAGAGACAGACCAGATGAAGCAGAAAGTACTTTTGAAGAAAATAAACAAGCGTTAACCGAAGAACTTGGAGATGTACTAGGCAATGTCATTGTCATTGCCAATAAATACGGCATTTCTTTGGAAGAAGTATTTCAATTACATAAAAGTAAGCTAGCAAAGCGCTATTCAGAATAA
- a CDS encoding DUF4177 domain-containing protein codes for MQTWEYAVETWTLGITSADREELEDKLNEYGKQGWELVNIIPQVGEGPSGRISVNFNQIVFKRKVD; via the coding sequence ATGCAAACATGGGAATATGCAGTAGAAACTTGGACATTAGGGATTACCTCTGCCGATCGAGAAGAACTCGAGGACAAATTAAATGAGTATGGTAAGCAAGGCTGGGAATTAGTAAATATTATTCCTCAAGTTGGAGAGGGCCCTAGTGGTAGGATTAGTGTGAACTTCAATCAAATTGTGTTTAAACGAAAAGTAGATTAG
- a CDS encoding DUF6176 family protein, which produces MQVELTRFKVKEGKSKVVDEWLAFLNEHMKDVLITLADEKMYVETIFRETLNGNEYLYWYSVQGEGGQDVEESEHWVDRKHLQYWHECIDPNFRPVDLSTEVVMIPEKLRQAMEAFNK; this is translated from the coding sequence ATACAAGTAGAGCTAACAAGATTTAAAGTGAAAGAAGGAAAATCCAAGGTTGTAGATGAGTGGTTAGCATTTCTAAATGAGCATATGAAGGATGTCCTAATTACTTTAGCAGATGAAAAAATGTACGTTGAAACCATTTTTAGAGAAACACTTAATGGAAATGAGTATCTATATTGGTACTCTGTACAAGGGGAAGGTGGACAAGATGTAGAAGAATCCGAACACTGGGTAGACAGAAAACACTTGCAATATTGGCATGAATGCATAGATCCTAATTTTAGGCCCGTAGATCTTAGTACAGAAGTTGTGATGATACCTGAGAAGCTGAGACAAGCCATGGAAGCCTTTAACAAGTAA
- a CDS encoding VanZ family protein, translating into MRKIIKTGLIVGMCFYLLVLSKLILFKHLPLSEIISHFTFSYEGPFWNEHNFIPFKTILYYLFLAENINFTIRVQNIVGNVIGFVPYGLLLPLISKRFQKITKVMLATLCLSFMFELLQLIFKFGSFDVDDMLLNTIGGVLGYLPIKLLKILYVQAKNREA; encoded by the coding sequence ATGAGAAAAATAATAAAAACAGGGTTAATTGTAGGGATGTGCTTTTATTTGCTGGTTCTTTCCAAGCTGATCTTGTTTAAGCATCTCCCTCTTTCTGAAATTATCAGTCATTTTACATTTAGTTATGAAGGACCTTTTTGGAATGAACATAATTTTATCCCTTTTAAAACGATCTTATATTATTTGTTTTTAGCAGAAAATATTAATTTCACTATACGTGTTCAAAATATAGTAGGTAATGTGATTGGATTTGTTCCGTATGGTTTACTCCTCCCATTGATATCGAAAAGATTTCAAAAGATAACCAAAGTGATGCTCGCAACGCTATGCTTAAGTTTTATGTTTGAACTGCTGCAATTAATTTTTAAATTTGGAAGCTTTGATGTTGATGATATGTTGTTAAATACAATTGGAGGAGTGCTTGGTTATTTGCCTATTAAACTACTTAAAATATTATATGTGCAAGCAAAGAATAGGGAGGCTTAG
- a CDS encoding VanZ family protein: protein MESNQPFNQSMFGGIELEPKVEAYIHKIVSQLHCGKEEKKDIIDEIEDHLNLLIQEYKEGGLSNEAAVNKALNSFGAQDQIATGLQTSLSTFHKVFKIATSILFGFYAFILLFKLLLERMIHLTFTTEQVGFLNNYVTFPENDRGIFDLAYIHLNANFIPFKTTVQYILESDSYNLSVILHNTIGNVLLFLPLGLFLPLLFKKYKVFSKVLVFAAIASLSIELLQLILQVGQFDIDDIILNTIGSSIGFLCFSFLHRIKNEISSIPSTIEHL, encoded by the coding sequence ATGGAATCAAATCAGCCATTTAATCAAAGTATGTTCGGAGGGATTGAGTTGGAGCCAAAAGTCGAAGCTTACATTCATAAGATTGTAAGTCAGTTACATTGTGGTAAAGAAGAAAAAAAGGACATCATCGATGAAATAGAAGATCATCTAAATTTGTTGATACAAGAATATAAAGAAGGAGGGCTTTCGAACGAAGCGGCTGTGAATAAGGCGTTGAATAGTTTTGGTGCGCAAGATCAAATAGCAACTGGTTTACAAACGTCTTTATCCACCTTTCATAAGGTGTTTAAAATAGCGACAAGTATTCTTTTCGGTTTTTACGCTTTTATTTTATTGTTTAAGTTGCTCTTGGAGAGAATGATTCATTTAACGTTCACCACTGAGCAGGTTGGTTTTTTGAATAATTATGTGACTTTTCCAGAAAATGACAGGGGGATATTTGATCTCGCATATATTCATCTAAATGCCAATTTTATCCCTTTTAAGACAACGGTGCAATATATACTGGAGTCCGACTCCTATAATTTATCCGTTATTCTTCATAACACCATTGGGAACGTGCTGCTGTTTTTGCCATTAGGATTATTTCTGCCGCTATTATTTAAAAAATATAAAGTATTCTCGAAAGTGCTTGTGTTTGCAGCGATAGCTAGCTTGTCCATTGAACTATTACAGCTGATTTTACAAGTTGGCCAGTTTGATATAGATGATATTATTTTAAACACAATTGGCAGCAGTATAGGTTTTTTATGTTTTTCATTTTTACATCGTATTAAAAATGAAATATCATCTATCCCCTCCACAATAGAACATTTATAA
- a CDS encoding PadR family transcriptional regulator: protein MDKEIMKGSIDILLLSLLRHRNMYGYEMVKALKKNSNELYSMSEGTLYPALKRLEKKGWLQSYWGNSENGGRRKYYQITQEGKNKLDKKLQEWNQISHLIKVCSEGLSWSQKSKLTFIRL, encoded by the coding sequence ATGGATAAAGAGATCATGAAAGGGAGCATTGATATTTTACTTTTATCGCTCTTACGTCATCGTAATATGTACGGTTATGAGATGGTCAAGGCGTTAAAGAAAAATAGTAATGAGCTTTATAGCATGAGTGAGGGAACGTTGTATCCTGCTTTAAAGCGATTAGAAAAGAAAGGCTGGCTTCAATCCTACTGGGGAAACTCTGAAAATGGAGGCAGACGGAAATATTATCAAATTACGCAGGAAGGGAAGAACAAGTTAGATAAAAAACTGCAAGAATGGAATCAAATCAGCCATTTAATCAAAGTATGTTCGGAGGGATTGAGTTGGAGCCAAAAGTCGAAGCTTACATTCATAAGATTGTAA